The following coding sequences are from one Natrarchaeobaculum sulfurireducens window:
- the lrpA1 gene encoding HTH-type transcriptional regulator LrpA1, translated as MSAQATEDRILNVLEEDAQASYAEIAERANVSKPTVRKYIRKLEDEGVIVGYSADIDPKKLSSKTIALVGFDVASERYVEATTAIKELDEVEALYSSSGDHMLMAEVRAEDGDSLGEIIKDELLEIDGVTAAHPSFLQERLK; from the coding sequence ATGAGCGCACAGGCGACGGAAGATCGTATCCTCAATGTCTTAGAGGAAGATGCACAGGCCTCTTACGCCGAGATCGCAGAGCGAGCAAACGTTTCGAAACCTACGGTCAGAAAGTATATCCGAAAACTCGAGGACGAGGGCGTCATCGTCGGCTATTCGGCGGACATCGATCCGAAGAAGCTCTCGAGTAAGACGATCGCACTGGTCGGCTTCGACGTGGCGAGCGAACGGTACGTCGAGGCGACGACTGCGATCAAAGAACTCGACGAGGTCGAAGCGCTCTACAGCTCGAGTGGCGACCACATGCTGATGGCGGAGGTCCGTGCCGAAGACGGCGACTCACTCGGTGAGATTATCAAAGACGAACTGCTCGAGATCGACGGCGTTACTGCGGCCCACCCTTCGTTCTTGCAGGAACGACTGAAGTAA
- a CDS encoding thiamine pyrophosphate-dependent enzyme, with amino-acid sequence MSAFNAIGEEREIDRDEFTPGVEPQPTWCPGCGDFGVLKSLKQALPEVGKTPEEVLTVTGIGCSGKLNSYLDTYGFHTIHGRSLPVARAAKLANPELEVIAAGGDGDGYGIGGNHFIHSARENHDMTYIVFNNEIFGLTKGQTSPTSPKGHKSKTQPSGSAKTPLRPLSLSLTSGASYIARTAAVNPNQAKEIIKEAIEHDGFAHVDFLTQCPTWNKDARQYVPYIDVQESDDYDFDITDRAEAAEMMRETEDVLNEGTVLTGRYYVDEDRPSYTQEKKAVGELPEDPLAERYFDDDAEWERSYDLLERHT; translated from the coding sequence ATGAGTGCATTCAACGCCATCGGAGAGGAACGAGAGATCGACCGCGACGAGTTTACCCCCGGTGTCGAACCGCAGCCGACCTGGTGTCCGGGCTGTGGGGACTTCGGTGTCCTGAAGTCGCTGAAACAGGCCCTGCCGGAAGTCGGCAAGACGCCCGAGGAAGTCCTGACCGTTACCGGGATCGGCTGTTCCGGCAAGCTGAACAGCTATCTCGACACGTACGGCTTCCACACCATCCACGGCCGGTCGCTGCCCGTCGCTCGCGCAGCGAAACTGGCAAACCCCGAACTCGAGGTCATCGCCGCAGGCGGCGACGGTGACGGCTACGGGATCGGTGGGAACCACTTCATCCACTCGGCCCGTGAGAACCACGATATGACCTACATCGTGTTCAACAACGAGATCTTCGGGCTGACGAAAGGGCAGACCTCGCCCACCAGCCCCAAGGGCCACAAGTCGAAGACCCAGCCCTCGGGAAGCGCGAAGACGCCGCTACGACCGCTGTCGCTGTCGCTGACCTCGGGTGCGAGCTACATCGCTCGGACGGCCGCGGTCAACCCGAACCAGGCCAAAGAGATCATCAAAGAGGCCATCGAACACGACGGCTTCGCCCACGTCGACTTCCTCACCCAGTGTCCGACCTGGAACAAGGACGCTCGCCAGTACGTCCCGTACATCGACGTCCAGGAGTCCGACGACTACGACTTCGACATCACCGACCGTGCCGAAGCCGCTGAGATGATGCGCGAGACCGAAGACGTTCTCAACGAAGGGACCGTCCTCACCGGCCGGTACTACGTCGACGAGGATCGTCCGTCCTACACCCAGGAGAAGAAAGCGGTCGGCGAACTGCCCGAGGACCCCCTCGCCGAGCGGTACTTCGACGACGACGCCGAGTGGGAGCGCAGCTACGACCTCCTCGAGCGACACACGTAA
- a CDS encoding 2-oxoacid:acceptor oxidoreductase subunit alpha, with translation MSDDELIWRIAGGSGDGIDSTSQNFAKALMRSGLDVFTHRHYPSRIRGGHTYVEIRAADRDVQSRGDGYNFLLSLGDSFARNPQEEAYYGNEEIKPLSENLDELREGGIIVYDAGLVSDEDVEAINLEERAEENNWHVYPMDLRGLAKEHGREVMRNTAGVGVTAALLDMELEHIEDLMEDAMSGDVLEANIDILHEAYETTRDEYEFDHELRAPTGEHETEQALLSGSNAIAYGAIDAGCRFIAGYPMTPWTDVFTILSQNFPDMGGISEQVEDEVAAAALAVGASHAGVKAMSGSSGGGFALMSEPLGLAEMTETPIVLVESMRAGPSTGMPTKPEQSDLEFVLYTSQGDSQRVVFAPGNIQEAYEQTRLAFEIAWDYQIPTILIYDQKLSGENMNVDVDFFDREPAPDLGSTLTEDELKEAAHDASGKFKRFDYENAEDGVAPRSLPGQKGGRYLATGNEHSPVGHIEEDPDNRVFQMERRLEKLEAIRTELDEERESNQTYFGDEDADYGIITWGSSQGAVEEAIERLNDDGHSVRGVSVSDMMPFPEEELTEFLAGVEEAMVVEMNATGQFRGVLQKELGQYGEKLTSLLKFNGNPFEPAEIVEGYEVNVADEDREPTAQVRIEPAAGD, from the coding sequence ATGAGCGATGACGAACTTATCTGGCGAATCGCAGGCGGTTCCGGAGACGGGATCGACTCGACGAGCCAGAACTTCGCGAAAGCGCTGATGCGCTCGGGGCTCGACGTGTTCACACACCGCCACTATCCATCGCGGATCCGTGGTGGCCACACCTACGTCGAGATCCGAGCCGCAGACCGGGATGTACAGTCACGGGGAGACGGCTACAACTTCCTGCTCTCGCTGGGTGACTCGTTCGCCCGGAACCCGCAGGAAGAGGCCTACTACGGCAACGAAGAGATCAAGCCGCTCTCGGAGAACCTAGACGAACTGCGCGAGGGTGGCATCATCGTCTACGACGCGGGTCTCGTCAGCGACGAGGACGTCGAGGCGATCAACCTCGAGGAACGTGCCGAGGAGAACAACTGGCACGTCTACCCGATGGATCTCCGCGGCCTCGCCAAGGAACACGGCCGCGAAGTCATGCGCAACACCGCCGGCGTCGGCGTCACCGCGGCGCTGCTCGACATGGAACTCGAGCACATCGAGGACCTGATGGAAGACGCCATGTCCGGTGACGTCCTCGAGGCGAATATCGACATTCTCCACGAGGCCTACGAGACGACCCGTGACGAGTACGAGTTCGATCACGAACTCCGTGCCCCGACGGGAGAACACGAGACCGAGCAGGCGCTGCTCTCTGGCTCGAACGCGATCGCCTACGGCGCGATCGACGCCGGTTGTCGGTTCATCGCTGGCTACCCGATGACGCCGTGGACGGACGTGTTCACCATCCTCAGCCAGAACTTCCCCGACATGGGCGGCATCTCCGAGCAGGTCGAAGACGAGGTCGCCGCGGCCGCACTCGCAGTCGGTGCGAGCCACGCTGGCGTCAAGGCCATGTCCGGCTCTTCGGGCGGTGGCTTTGCGCTGATGAGCGAACCGCTCGGCCTCGCCGAGATGACCGAGACGCCGATCGTGCTCGTCGAATCGATGCGCGCTGGCCCCTCGACCGGGATGCCGACGAAGCCCGAACAGTCCGACCTCGAGTTCGTCCTCTATACGAGCCAGGGCGACTCCCAGCGCGTCGTCTTCGCGCCCGGAAACATCCAGGAGGCGTACGAGCAGACCCGACTCGCATTCGAGATCGCCTGGGACTACCAGATCCCGACGATTCTCATCTACGACCAGAAGCTCTCGGGTGAGAACATGAACGTCGACGTCGACTTCTTCGACCGCGAGCCAGCGCCGGATCTCGGCTCGACGCTCACCGAGGACGAACTGAAAGAGGCCGCCCACGACGCCTCTGGCAAGTTCAAGCGCTTCGACTACGAGAACGCTGAAGATGGGGTCGCTCCGCGGTCGCTCCCCGGCCAGAAAGGCGGACGCTACCTCGCGACCGGGAACGAACACAGCCCGGTCGGCCACATCGAAGAGGACCCCGACAACCGCGTCTTCCAGATGGAACGGCGCCTCGAGAAGCTCGAGGCCATCCGTACCGAACTCGACGAAGAACGCGAGTCGAACCAGACCTACTTCGGCGACGAAGACGCCGACTACGGGATCATCACCTGGGGCTCGTCCCAGGGTGCCGTCGAAGAGGCCATCGAGCGCCTGAACGACGACGGCCACTCGGTCAGGGGCGTCAGCGTCTCTGATATGATGCCGTTCCCCGAAGAAGAGCTAACGGAGTTCTTAGCGGGCGTCGAGGAGGCGATGGTCGTCGAGATGAACGCGACCGGCCAGTTCCGCGGCGTGCTCCAGAAGGAACTCGGCCAGTACGGCGAGAAGCTGACCAGCCTACTCAAGTTCAACGGTAACCCGTTCGAGCCGGCGGAGATCGTCGAGGGCTACGAGGTCAACGTCGCCGACGAAGACCGCGAACCAACCGCACAGGTACGAATCGAGCCTGCTGCAGGTGATTGA